A genomic window from Candidatus Melainabacteria bacterium includes:
- a CDS encoding NADH-quinone oxidoreductase subunit I gives MLNVFAKTIDGLYNILKGMFTVIKHTGRNPITSSYPDVIPELYPTSRHRLALTVNPDTGEHLCIACKQCERICPDTCITVIPDPEKKGVIKEFYLDHGLCMFCGLCTEVCPTNCIINTVDFEMSEYKREDLIYDIKRLTLTQEQSRFYFDFKEMPKPKPKPVKA, from the coding sequence GTGTTGAACGTATTTGCAAAAACAATTGATGGTCTCTACAACATACTAAAAGGTATGTTTACTGTAATTAAGCATACTGGTAGAAATCCGATTACATCTAGTTATCCTGATGTAATACCTGAGCTTTATCCAACAAGCCGTCATAGACTTGCATTAACAGTAAATCCTGATACTGGTGAACATCTTTGTATTGCATGTAAACAATGTGAAAGAATTTGCCCTGATACATGTATAACTGTAATCCCGGATCCCGAGAAGAAAGGTGTGATAAAAGAATTTTATTTAGATCATGGACTTTGTATGTTTTGCGGGCTTTGTACTGAGGTTTGTCCTACTAACTGTATTATAAATACTGTTGATTTTGAAATGAGTGAGTATAAAAGAGAAGATTTAATTTATGATATAAAAAGACTTACTCTTACTCAGGAACAATCAAGATTTTATTTTGATTTTAAAGAAATGCCGAAACCAAAACCAAAGCCAGTAAAGGCTTGA
- a CDS encoding NADH-quinone oxidoreductase subunit J, with protein MDLAYFAFSVLAVAGAIGVVLEKNIIRAGFALVVCFGAVAGTYFTLSAPFVGASQILIYAVGITLVVVFALMLTSSKSNLESIKGETGKNFLSAIIALGIFFTFAFALVSNKWPSNLHAICPRNTEVIGLKLLSLYVLPFELISVLLLVALIGAVLIAKKDKKQE; from the coding sequence ATGGACCTAGCTTATTTTGCTTTCAGTGTTTTAGCTGTAGCTGGTGCAATAGGTGTCGTATTAGAAAAAAACATTATTAGAGCAGGCTTTGCACTTGTAGTTTGTTTTGGAGCAGTTGCAGGGACTTATTTTACTCTTTCTGCTCCATTTGTAGGTGCTTCGCAAATTTTAATTTATGCTGTTGGAATTACATTAGTAGTTGTTTTTGCACTTATGTTAACAAGTTCAAAATCAAATCTAGAGTCAATAAAAGGTGAGACAGGAAAAAATTTCTTAAGTGCAATAATAGCTCTTGGAATATTTTTTACATTTGCTTTTGCTTTAGTAAGTAATAAATGGCCAAGTAACTTACATGCTATTTGTCCTAGAAATACAGAGGTTATTGGTTTAAAACTTTTAAGTTTATATGTTCTTCCATTTGAATTAATTTCTGTACTTTTATTAGTAGCATTAATAGGAGCAGTCTTAATTGCTAAGAAGGATAAAAAACAGGAGTAA
- the nuoK gene encoding NADH-quinone oxidoreductase subunit NuoK, producing the protein MAIRLDSSLERYILLSTAIFSLGIYGLTASRNAIRVLMSIELLLNAVNINLVAFSSFMDPLEIKGQIFAIFVMAVAAAEAAIALSIILAIYRNMSSVDMEDFVNLKW; encoded by the coding sequence ATGGCTATTAGATTAGACTCTTCACTTGAAAGGTATATCTTGCTTTCAACAGCAATATTTAGTTTAGGAATATATGGTTTAACAGCATCAAGAAACGCAATTAGGGTACTAATGTCTATTGAACTTTTACTTAATGCAGTTAACATTAATCTTGTAGCATTTTCAAGTTTTATGGATCCACTTGAAATCAAAGGACAAATCTTTGCAATTTTTGTTATGGCAGTTGCAGCAGCAGAAGCAGCAATTGCACTTTCTATAATTCTAGCTATCTATCGCAACATGTCATCTGTAGACATGGAGGACTTTGTAAATTTAAAGTGGTAG
- the tmk gene encoding dTMP kinase, whose amino-acid sequence MSFVTFEGIDCSGKTTQINLLKKYFQNNQDVIFTSNPGETQLGKELRKILLHRSDLKLSEINEMFLFFSGIQDNYEKIILPALSKNQTVFCDRYYDSTIAYQGFGRRLDMNKIIKLVEVTALPEPNLTFLFRIDFDIFLKRSENKSSKDKMENSKNQFYKNVINGYDELSKIYKNRYVVLDGSKAVEILHGEIKEVLKERLGV is encoded by the coding sequence ATGTCATTTGTTACTTTTGAAGGAATTGATTGTTCTGGCAAAACCACTCAGATAAATCTTTTAAAAAAATATTTTCAAAATAATCAAGATGTAATTTTTACATCTAACCCGGGTGAAACCCAACTTGGAAAAGAGCTAAGGAAGATTCTTTTACACAGATCAGATCTTAAACTTTCTGAAATAAATGAAATGTTTTTATTTTTTTCTGGTATTCAGGATAATTATGAAAAAATAATTTTACCTGCCTTGTCAAAAAATCAAACTGTATTTTGTGACAGATATTATGATTCAACAATTGCATATCAAGGTTTTGGAAGGCGTCTTGATATGAATAAAATCATAAAATTAGTTGAAGTAACTGCTCTTCCTGAACCCAACTTAACTTTTTTATTTAGAATTGATTTTGATATTTTTTTAAAGCGATCAGAAAACAAGTCTTCAAAAGATAAAATGGAAAATTCTAAAAATCAATTTTATAAGAATGTAATTAATGGTTATGATGAATTATCAAAAATATATAAGAACAGATATGTAGTGTTAGATGGCTCAAAAGCTGTAGAAATATTGCATGGTGAGATAAAAGAAGTACTAAAAGAAAGATTAGGTGTTTGA
- a CDS encoding c-type cytochrome — MSKKLSILKKMFLLILLLNLLIGLAKGASAENSLKGERLFKANCSGCHLNGQNLIRPEKPIIGSLKLQSKKTFKAFIENPPPPMPKFKNIADKPVQLDALYKYVTSLKGQ, encoded by the coding sequence ATGTCTAAAAAGCTCTCAATTTTAAAAAAAATGTTTTTATTGATACTTCTCTTGAATTTATTAATTGGTCTGGCCAAGGGAGCAAGTGCTGAAAATAGTCTAAAAGGCGAAAGATTGTTTAAGGCTAATTGTAGTGGTTGTCATTTAAATGGGCAAAATCTAATAAGACCAGAAAAACCTATAATAGGTTCTTTAAAGCTTCAATCAAAAAAGACGTTTAAAGCTTTTATAGAAAATCCACCACCACCAATGCCAAAGTTTAAAAACATTGCAGATAAACCTGTACAATTAGATGCTTTATACAAATATGTAACTTCACTTAAAGGCCAATAA
- the ispH gene encoding 4-hydroxy-3-methylbut-2-enyl diphosphate reductase: MVKKVVLASLRGFCAGVIRAIDIVNLALKSLGPPIYVRHEIVHNEHIKKDFESRGVIFVDELNEVPDGNCVILSAHGSEVRVFEEAKSRNLTVIDATCPLVIKVHLEMIDAWKKDCKVVYIGHKGHQEVIGAMSHLPKDSCFLVGSVLDVKSLANNIGKVFIATQTTLSVDDTKEIIEALKKKYKEISLPCAQDICYATQNRQDAVKELAKLTDYILIIGSRNSSNSCRLVEVAKLAGTEAELVPDPYTYEVSKKLYGKTVGVSSGASAPEILVETLLNKLAAPVETLQLKEENINFKLPEMNHLKRPAIV; encoded by the coding sequence ATGGTTAAAAAAGTAGTTTTAGCATCACTTAGAGGATTTTGTGCAGGTGTTATAAGGGCAATTGACATTGTTAATTTAGCACTTAAAAGTTTAGGTCCACCTATTTATGTTAGACACGAGATAGTTCACAACGAGCATATAAAGAAAGATTTTGAGTCACGTGGAGTAATTTTTGTAGACGAACTTAATGAAGTGCCAGATGGAAACTGTGTGATTTTATCAGCTCATGGCTCTGAAGTAAGAGTTTTCGAAGAAGCAAAAAGCAGGAATCTAACAGTTATTGATGCAACATGTCCACTTGTAATTAAAGTTCATCTTGAGATGATTGATGCCTGGAAGAAAGATTGCAAAGTTGTTTACATAGGACATAAAGGACATCAGGAGGTAATTGGTGCAATGAGTCATTTACCAAAAGATTCTTGTTTTTTAGTTGGTTCAGTTTTAGATGTTAAATCTCTAGCAAATAATATTGGAAAAGTTTTTATTGCTACACAAACAACTTTATCAGTAGACGATACAAAAGAAATTATTGAAGCTCTCAAGAAAAAATACAAAGAAATTTCTCTTCCTTGTGCACAAGATATTTGTTATGCTACTCAAAACAGGCAAGATGCAGTTAAAGAATTAGCAAAACTAACTGATTATATTTTAATTATCGGATCCAGAAATTCTTCAAACTCGTGCCGCCTTGTAGAAGTTGCAAAGCTTGCAGGTACAGAAGCTGAACTAGTACCTGACCCATATACATATGAAGTGTCTAAGAAATTATATGGAAAAACTGTAGGTGTAAGTTCAGGAGCATCTGCACCGGAAATTCTTGTAGAGACTTTACTAAACAAACTTGCTGCCCCAGTAGAAACCTTACAATTAAAAGAAGAAAATATAAACTTTAAACTTCCTGAAATGAACCATCTTAAAAGACCTGCTATAGTTTAG
- a CDS encoding translation initiation factor IF-3: protein MINERIRAREVRLISETGEMLGIMPTMQAVKIAKERGYDLVLVSGQEGQTPVAKIVDYGKFKFEAEKKAREARKKQHIVDVKEIKMSYKIEKHDYLVNVRKAERFLTHNKDKVKVTVTLRGREMEHKNLAIDLLNRFVTDISVWGAPEKPVKMEGRTALVIITPVQHTHKK from the coding sequence ATGATTAATGAAAGGATTAGAGCAAGAGAGGTTCGCTTAATATCTGAAACAGGTGAGATGTTAGGCATAATGCCAACAATGCAAGCAGTAAAAATTGCAAAAGAAAGAGGTTACGATCTTGTATTAGTTAGCGGGCAAGAGGGTCAAACGCCAGTTGCAAAAATAGTAGACTATGGGAAATTTAAATTTGAAGCTGAAAAAAAAGCACGTGAGGCAAGAAAAAAACAACACATTGTTGATGTGAAAGAAATTAAAATGAGTTACAAGATAGAAAAACATGACTACCTGGTAAATGTAAGAAAGGCAGAAAGATTTTTAACTCATAACAAAGATAAGGTAAAAGTTACTGTTACATTACGTGGCAGAGAAATGGAACATAAGAATCTAGCTATTGATTTATTAAATAGATTTGTTACAGATATCTCTGTTTGGGGTGCTCCTGAAAAACCTGTAAAAATGGAAGGTAGAACAGCGCTAGTAATCATAACTCCAGTACAACATACACACAAAAAATAA
- a CDS encoding NADH-quinone oxidoreductase subunit H — translation MPELLFSLKFFKLARFVYYLAPLVCVVVLIAVNAIFLVLNERKILALLTVRVGPNRVGPNGFFQTVADAIKLLFKEDIIPKGADRLLFNVAPIIFFAPTTIAFIPILSTATNNSGPFLSCDLSIGILFIMAISSIPVIGLVLGGWASSNKYSLIGGLRSAAQSISYEIPMILTVISIIVLTGSLNLKEIVDSQIGGILNWNIFAFGKLPLVLNLFPLGKNTFIGLYALAFLAVTFVLFLIYLTSAFAEVNRIPFDLPEAESELVSGYNTEFTGIKFALFFLGEYTALFIICCLASMLFLGGGHLGVSIETERSIIQSLATLQIGDQFFDLSWLLPSVVLMLKAYVLIFCSVWVRATLPRLRYDQLMSFGWKYLIPLSLINIFVVAILVSVRF, via the coding sequence ATTCCAGAGTTATTGTTTAGCTTAAAATTTTTTAAATTAGCGAGGTTCGTTTATTATCTTGCTCCTTTAGTTTGTGTAGTAGTTTTAATTGCAGTAAATGCAATTTTTTTAGTTTTAAATGAAAGAAAAATTCTTGCTTTACTTACAGTAAGAGTGGGTCCAAACAGAGTTGGTCCAAATGGTTTTTTTCAAACAGTAGCAGATGCTATTAAGCTCTTGTTTAAAGAAGACATCATTCCAAAAGGTGCTGACAGACTACTTTTTAATGTAGCTCCTATAATATTTTTTGCACCTACTACAATTGCATTTATACCTATTCTTTCAACTGCAACTAATAATAGTGGACCGTTTTTGTCTTGTGATCTTTCAATTGGAATCTTATTTATTATGGCCATTTCTTCAATCCCAGTGATAGGCTTAGTTTTAGGTGGTTGGGCTAGCAGCAATAAATACTCACTCATTGGCGGACTGCGTAGCGCAGCACAGTCAATTAGCTATGAGATCCCAATGATACTTACTGTAATTAGCATAATTGTTCTAACTGGCTCACTTAATTTAAAAGAAATTGTAGACAGTCAAATAGGTGGAATTTTAAATTGGAATATTTTTGCTTTTGGGAAGTTACCACTTGTACTAAATCTTTTTCCACTTGGTAAAAATACATTCATTGGCCTTTATGCATTAGCTTTTTTAGCTGTAACATTTGTTTTGTTTTTAATATATTTAACTTCTGCATTTGCTGAAGTAAACAGAATTCCTTTTGACTTGCCTGAAGCAGAAAGTGAGCTTGTCTCTGGTTATAATACAGAGTTTACTGGTATAAAATTTGCCTTATTTTTTTTAGGAGAATATACAGCACTTTTTATAATATGTTGTTTAGCTTCAATGCTTTTCTTAGGTGGAGGACATCTTGGAGTTTCAATAGAGACTGAAAGATCTATTATTCAATCATTAGCTACTTTACAAATTGGCGATCAATTTTTTGATTTGTCCTGGCTTTTGCCATCTGTTGTTTTAATGCTAAAAGCTTATGTGCTGATTTTTTGTTCTGTGTGGGTAAGAGCTACTTTGCCAAGATTACGATATGATCAACTTATGAGCTTTGGCTGGAAGTATTTAATTCCACTTTCGCTTATAAATATTTTTGTAGTTGCAATCTTAGTAAGTGTAAGATTTTAA
- the ilvD gene encoding dihydroxy-acid dehydratase — MDLKQQSKTVTIGPERAPHRSMYRAMGLTDKELNQPFIGVASTWNEVTPCNLTLHDQAEAIKKSIVANGGTPREFITISVSDAIAMGHEGMKASLVSREIIADSIELMMHAHCYDGWIGIAGCDKGLPGIMMAMLRLNLPAVFLYGGTIMPGNYKGKDLTIVDVYEAVGAYNVGKISNKELYEIECNACPGAGSCGGQFTANTMACVSEAIGIALPGSSSYPAIDPERKKIHKACGEAVINLLKEDIKPLDIMTKKAFENASRVVAATGGSTNAVLHLPAMAHEAGIKFSIEEIEKIFHETPYFVDLKPGGKYVAYDLHKVGGVSVVLKNLLDASLLNGDCLTVTGKTQAENLKNIRFPKDQDVIYPIDKPLSSTGGLKILKGNLAPDGAVVKVAGTKKLFHHGPARVFNSEQKCFEAITNKKIKAGDVVVIRYEGPKGGPGMREMLSVTAALYGQGLGTECALITDGRFSGGTRGLMIGHVAPEAFIGGPIALIQDGDMIEIDAGKGMINVELSEQELKQRKNKWQPPKPNYTSGALAKYAKLVGSARDGAITNHKLLEATLVS, encoded by the coding sequence ATGGATTTAAAACAACAAAGCAAAACAGTAACAATCGGACCTGAAAGAGCACCTCATCGATCAATGTACCGTGCAATGGGTCTAACTGATAAAGAATTAAACCAGCCTTTTATTGGAGTTGCTAGTACATGGAATGAAGTAACTCCTTGTAATTTAACTCTTCATGATCAAGCAGAAGCAATTAAAAAATCAATTGTTGCAAATGGTGGAACACCACGTGAATTTATAACTATTTCAGTTAGTGATGCAATTGCAATGGGACATGAAGGGATGAAAGCTTCACTTGTTAGTCGTGAAATAATTGCAGACTCAATTGAACTAATGATGCATGCTCATTGCTATGACGGATGGATTGGAATAGCTGGTTGTGACAAAGGATTACCTGGAATAATGATGGCAATGCTCCGCTTGAATTTACCTGCTGTTTTTCTTTATGGTGGAACAATAATGCCCGGTAATTATAAAGGAAAAGATTTGACTATTGTAGATGTATATGAAGCAGTTGGTGCTTATAATGTAGGAAAAATTTCTAATAAAGAATTATATGAAATAGAATGCAATGCTTGTCCTGGAGCAGGTTCTTGTGGTGGTCAATTTACAGCAAATACAATGGCATGTGTTTCTGAAGCAATTGGAATTGCACTTCCAGGGAGCAGTTCATATCCAGCAATTGATCCTGAAAGAAAGAAAATCCATAAAGCTTGTGGTGAAGCAGTAATTAATCTTTTAAAAGAAGACATTAAACCTCTGGACATTATGACTAAGAAAGCATTTGAAAATGCTAGTAGAGTTGTAGCTGCTACAGGTGGTTCAACAAATGCAGTCTTACATCTCCCAGCAATGGCACATGAAGCTGGAATTAAATTTTCAATTGAAGAAATTGAAAAAATATTTCATGAAACACCATATTTTGTAGATTTAAAACCAGGTGGTAAGTATGTAGCTTATGATTTACATAAAGTAGGTGGTGTCTCAGTTGTTTTAAAAAATCTGTTGGATGCAAGTTTGTTAAATGGAGACTGCTTAACTGTTACAGGTAAAACACAAGCTGAAAATTTAAAGAATATAAGATTCCCAAAAGATCAAGATGTAATTTATCCAATTGACAAACCACTAAGCTCAACTGGTGGTTTAAAAATTTTAAAAGGGAATCTTGCACCAGATGGAGCAGTTGTAAAAGTAGCAGGTACAAAAAAATTATTTCATCATGGTCCAGCTAGAGTTTTTAACAGTGAGCAAAAATGTTTTGAAGCAATTACAAACAAAAAAATTAAAGCTGGTGATGTTGTTGTAATTCGTTATGAAGGTCCAAAAGGAGGGCCTGGCATGAGAGAAATGCTTTCAGTTACTGCAGCACTTTATGGTCAAGGTTTAGGAACTGAATGTGCATTAATTACAGACGGGAGATTTAGTGGTGGTACAAGAGGACTCATGATAGGACACGTAGCACCTGAAGCATTTATTGGCGGACCAATTGCACTTATTCAAGATGGAGACATGATTGAAATTGATGCTGGAAAAGGAATGATCAATGTCGAGTTAAGTGAACAAGAATTAAAGCAAAGAAAAAATAAATGGCAACCACCAAAACCAAATTATACTTCTGGAGCTTTAGCTAAGTATGCGAAGCTAGTGGGCAGTGCAAGGGACGGGGCTATTACTAATCACAAATTACTCGAAGCAACTTTGGTCAGCTAA
- the rplI gene encoding 50S ribosomal protein L9: MSNIKLLLKEKVDKLGDIGEIVSVKPGYARNFLLPNGLAAIPTLGEIKAMQRKKELLEKQYKEEKLTAEELAKKISEYPSLSIVASSGAAGKLFGRITPKDIAEKLTSLIGENIDRKQVLLKRSISELGEYEIKLKLHGEVITQIKLIVKKEDV; encoded by the coding sequence ATGTCAAATATAAAACTCTTACTTAAAGAAAAAGTAGATAAACTTGGGGACATTGGAGAAATTGTTTCAGTTAAACCTGGTTATGCGAGGAATTTCTTGCTGCCTAATGGTTTAGCAGCTATTCCAACACTTGGTGAAATAAAAGCAATGCAAAGAAAGAAAGAATTACTAGAAAAGCAATATAAAGAAGAAAAATTAACAGCAGAAGAGTTAGCTAAAAAGATTAGTGAATATCCGTCGCTTAGTATAGTTGCATCTAGTGGTGCAGCTGGAAAACTTTTCGGGAGGATTACACCGAAAGACATTGCAGAAAAATTGACCAGTCTTATTGGGGAAAATATAGACAGAAAACAAGTACTCTTAAAAAGATCAATCAGTGAACTTGGTGAATATGAAATTAAATTAAAACTTCATGGTGAAGTTATAACTCAGATTAAACTTATAGTTAAAAAAGAAGATGTCTAA
- a CDS encoding NUDIX hydrolase gives MPNPRYRDRRNFIQRPNFRVSIIVVNEKEEILLVQHKKASRYYWVLPGGRIEYGESFQDCAVRELKEETNLDIKFGKVVFLSEAIAPDRSRHIINIYATGEVLGGELKIGNEPMLADVDYKPILELNRITLYPPVADKIIKAYKEGFKNLEYLGNLWV, from the coding sequence ATGCCAAATCCTAGATATAGGGACAGAAGAAATTTCATACAAAGACCTAATTTCAGGGTTTCAATAATTGTCGTAAATGAAAAAGAAGAAATACTGCTTGTCCAACATAAAAAAGCAAGTAGATATTATTGGGTTTTGCCAGGTGGGCGAATAGAGTACGGGGAATCATTTCAAGACTGTGCAGTAAGAGAGTTAAAAGAAGAAACAAATCTTGACATAAAATTTGGTAAAGTGGTTTTTTTATCTGAAGCAATTGCACCAGATCGAAGCAGACACATAATAAATATTTATGCAACAGGAGAAGTACTAGGCGGGGAATTAAAAATAGGTAATGAACCAATGCTTGCTGATGTAGACTACAAGCCAATTCTTGAGCTTAATAGAATCACGCTATATCCACCTGTAGCAGATAAAATAATTAAAGCTTACAAAGAAGGATTTAAAAATTTAGAATACTTAGGAAACTTATGGGTGTAA